The sequence below is a genomic window from Uranotaenia lowii strain MFRU-FL chromosome 2, ASM2978415v1, whole genome shotgun sequence.
AAGGAAATTAAACCTATTGTTATTTCATACCTTCTAAATCAAACCATATATCATATtgtttgggcttgtgatatcgCTAAGTTTGCAGGCCTCCGGAGCCGATGTCTGTGAGTTCGAACCTAAGAGTAAACACCAAACacagttgtactggataagtttttcaaaaattgtccgccaactgcaacgttgattaGGTCTCGAATGCCATAAAGAAGGTAAAACGacagaatttatatttttgacacaaactttttttttcaattcgagaCTACAGAATGCAGATGCCAACTTAAATTTGGATCAGAATTAGGACTTTTGTTGAAACCTATTTTCTACATTCTGATAACCGGTTAACAAATTTCGATTACAATTCCAGCCTACATAAatgcattcaaaaaatcatcacCTTCAAGATTTGTTTCTGTCGTTAATAGATTCTTAAGAAACAAATCACAAAATAAGCTACTGACATTTAACTGGAGTCAACTTTTGATGAgactaaaaataaaactttatttttagctTGCTCTCATTGTGTCGATTTGAATATCTAGAAATAAACATAATTAGTGAGAAATAACTTATCGATATAATCTGCATATTTCTTCCTCCGCCGCGGGTTGTATAGAATGTATGTATAGAACTTTCGGAAAATCACGTCCAGatgtcaaagtttttttttcttttgctgatTATGCACAAAAAAGGAACTGGCAATGGAAAAATCGCGTGTCTAGACTTCCTTTATGGAACCGACAAAAGCTCGGTATTTTTATCCCTTTTTTCCAAGGAGTTTCCAACCTAAAGAGCGCAATGTCTAGTTATATGTTGAGTTGAATAATTGCTCAACAGGCATTTATTTATTACCCTAATTTATGTATTCCACTCCAGAGGCATGTCTAGttctaaaattttacgaaactgTATACGAATAATTATATCTTGCTAATTTTATTGATCTTCTAATTGTTgaaaaagcacatttttaaaacaacttaaaacttaaagtaGCAAATAGTTATCATTCAAGAACCCCTCAACACGCCTCCCGTCTCATTTTCTATTTCCAGAATGTCCTTGCTACTGACGCTGCGACCTTTGCTTTTAAGAAATGGACTTCCGTCCACGTGGCCACCCGCGACGGCTAGCTCAATTTGGTATCGGCTGGCATCCAGCAGCGGAATCCCATTTCCCAAGCAATCAATTCGTAGCTATGCTGCAGTGCACCGGAAGGAGGCCTCCAGCCTGTCCCCTGAGGCAACCGGATCCGGAAGAACCGACGTGTCCACCGATGTTCGACCAATCGGAGAGCGGGTGAAGGAAAACACCAAAACTGCCAGCTACATGGGCGTGATCCTGCTGGGCGTTGGAGTTACCGGGATTCTTTTTTATGCCATTTTCAGGGAACTTTTTTCCTCGAATAGCCCGAACAA
It includes:
- the LOC129743961 gene encoding mitochondrial import inner membrane translocase subunit Tim21 isoform X2; translated protein: MSLLLTLRPLLLRNGLPSTWPPATASSIWYRLASSSGIPFPKQSIRSYAAVHRKEASSLSPEATGSGRTDVSTDVRPIGERVKENTKTASYMGVILLGVGVTGILFYAIFRELFSSNSPNNIYTEALERIQHENRVKDALGAPIKGFGEESRRGRRNHVAHTSYVRDGVQYIRMQFYVQGIRNKATVHLEKKMNDSGDYEYRYLFVQLDYYPHTTIILEDNRLQQDAAKSGQPLQPLF